In one Synchiropus splendidus isolate RoL2022-P1 unplaced genomic scaffold, RoL_Sspl_1.0 HiC_scaffold_37, whole genome shotgun sequence genomic region, the following are encoded:
- the hapstr1b gene encoding HUWE1-associated protein modifying stress responses, whose amino-acid sequence MEEQQEEREAEIHGPELWFSKWERQCLAAAEQDEPSEEEAEPSRQKSWHLFQNSATAVAQLYKDRVCQQQGLSLWMPFQNAATAVTNLYKESADAGQRSCDRGVQVGYQRRNKDVLAWAKKRRRSIRREDLISFLCGKAPPPRSARTPPRVMPEPAGSMEAELQPFREAVALCGLSGAMAGISVRSNPPGSPVGRRRNGLHDVDLNTFIAEEMALHLDSGANRKRGPAPCGDVITDSPTHKRNRML is encoded by the exons atggaggagcagcaggaggagcgcGAGGCGGAGATCCACGGGCCCGAGCTCTGGTTCTCCAAGTGGGAGCGACAGTGTCTGGCCGCGGCCGAGCAGGACGAGCCCAGCGAGGAGGAGGCGGAACCCAGCCGCCAGAAGAGCTGGCACCTCTTCCAGAACTCTGCCACCGCGGTGGCGCAGCTCTACAAAG ACCGGGTGTGTCAGCAGCAGGGACTCTCTCTCTGGATGCCTTTCCAAAACGCCGCCACGGCCGTCACCAACCTGTACAAAG AGAGCGCCGACGCCGGGCAGCGCAGCTGCGACCGCGGGGTCCAGGTGGGCTACCAGCGCAGGAACAAGGACGTGCTCGCCTGGGCCAAGAAGCGCCGGAGGAGCATCCGCCGGGAGGACCTCATCAGCTTCCTGTGCggcaaagccccgccccctcgctCGGCCCGCACCCCGCCCCGGGTGATGCCCGAGCCCGCCGGCTCCATGGAGGCGGAGCTGCAGCCCTTCAGGGAGGCCGTCGCCCTCTGCG GCCTCAGCGGCGCCATGGCCGGCATCTCGGTCCGCTCCAACCCGCCCGGGTCGCCCGTGGGCCGCCGCAGGAACGGCCTGCACGACGTGGACCTCAACACCTTCATCGCCGAGGAGATGGCGCTGCACCTGGACTCGGGCGCCAACCGCAAGCGAGGCCCCGCCCCCTGTGGTGACGTCATCACGGACTCCCCCACTCATAAACGGAACAGGATGCTCTGA
- the LOC128751784 gene encoding actin-related protein 2/3 complex subunit 1A yields MSLHQFLLEPITCHAWNRDRTQIAISPNNHEVHIYKKSGNQWVKSHELKEHNGHITGIDWAPKSDRIVTCGADRNAYVWSQKDGAWKPTLVILRINRAATFVKWSPLENKFAVGSGARLISVCYFESENDWWVSKHIKKPIRSTILSLDWHPNNILLAAGSCDFKCRVFSAYIKEVEEKPGPTPWGSKMPFGAVLAEFGGAGGGGWVHSVSFSASGNRLAWVSHDSTVTVVDSSKTSSPSQLKTEFLPLLSVIFVSENSLVAAGHDCCPMLFRCDDGGSLTFVSKLDLPKQSVQRNMSAMERFRNLDKRATTEDRNTALETLHQNSVTQVSIYEGDKRDCRKFCTTGIDGAMTIWDFKSLEASIQGLRIM; encoded by the exons ATGTCCCTGCACCAGTTCCTGCTGGAGCCCATCACCTGCCACGCCTGGAACCGCGACCGGACAC AAATCGCCATCAGTCCCAACAACCATGAGGTTCACATTTACAAGAAGAGCGGGAACCAGTGGGTGAAGAGTCACGAGCTGAAGGAGCACAACGGCCACATCACAG GCATCGACTGGGCGCCCAAGAGCGACCGCATCGTGACGTGCGGCGCCGACCGGAACGCCTACGTGTGGTCGCAGAAGGACGGCGCCTGGAAGCCCACGCTGGTCATCCTCAGGATCAACCGCGCCGCCACCTTCGTCAAGTGGTCGCCGCTGGAGAACAAGTTTGCCGTGGGCAGCGGCGCGCGGCTCATCTCCGTCTGCTACTTCGAGTCGGAGAATGACTG GTGGGTCAGCAAGCACATCAAGAAGCCCATCCGCTCCACCATCCTCAGCCTGGACTGGCACCCCAACAACATCCTGCTGGCTGCCGGCTCATGTGACTTCAAGTGCAG GGTCTTCTCCGCCTACAtcaaggaggtggaggagaagccggGGCCCACGCCGTGGGGCAGCAAGATGCCGTTTGGAGCGGTGCTGGCAGAGTTTGGCGGAGCAG GTGGCGGCGGGTGGGTCCACTCCGTGTCCTTCTCCGCCTCTGGGAACCGCCTGGCCTGGGTCAGCCACGACAGCACCGTGACCGTGGTGGACAGTTCCAAGACGTCCAG cccCTCACAGCTGAAGACCGAGTTCCTGCCTCTGCTCAGCGTCATATTCGTCTCGGAGAACAGCCTGGTGGCAGCG GGTCACGACTGCTGCCCCATGCTCTTCCGCTGCGACGATGGCGGCTCGCTCACCTTCGTGTCCAAGCTGGACCTGCCAAAGCAGAGCGTCCAGAGGAACATGTCGGCCATGGAGCGCTTCAGGAACCTGGACAAGAGGGCCACCACCGAGGATCGCAACACCGCCCTGGAAACGCTGCACCAGAACAGCGTCAC CCAAGTGTCCATCTACGAGGGAGACAAAAGGGACTGTCGCAAGTTCTGCACCACCGGCATCGACGGCGCCATGACCATCTGGGACTTCAAG AGTCTAGAAGCTTCTATCCAGGGCCTGCGCATCATGTGA